tgttgtactaattcatccctctCTCTGAGtgccgacttattcctaacaACTCTGATACTATTATAATGAAATCTTAGGGGAcgatatcacatgcatagtggaagaacataaaataaaatccttaatttttcaaagatatatTCATCGTCGTATAAAAATTGATacacaaaatttataaaataaaaaattatatatattaaatattatattacttggGAAGACCATATATTTTTGAATTTTTGTAGGTCTCGGTAAAGAAGATCTGATCCGCACAGCAGAATTATGAGTTCTCGAACTTCGCCCAATCCCACCCGAGGTTTGATTATAACGGCAACTGGTAACGTCATCTCTCCCTCGTTCCTCTCCCTTTCTCGGCCTTTCTCCTTCCGCTTCACGTCCAACTGGCGACCGCCAACTTCTCTTCGCCGATCCCATCTGCATCCTCGCtcaccatcgccgctgccaccgaTGTCGATCGCCTGGCCGCCATCCTCGGTTCGGCGACCCCGATTCCCCTCCCCCAGCTCAACCAAATCCACGCTCACATCATGCGCTACTTCTCCGGTGCCGCTTTCTCTTCTGCCTTTCTCCTTCCCCTTTTCAATGTCGCCATCCGCTCCCTCTCCAAGTCTCCACTTACCTCCGCCCCGTTTGCTGCCCTCCGGCTCTACCTCCTCATGACCCGCGCTTCTCTCCACCCCGGCCGCTTCACCCTCCCCTTCCTCCTCAACTGCTCCGCCGCCATCCCCTCCCTCCCCCTTGGCTCTGAGCTCCACTCCCGCGCCCTCCGCTCTGGCCTCCTCGCCGTCCTCCCCGTCTCCAACGCCCTCGTCGACATGTACGGCAAGTGCGGCTCCCTCCTCCTTGCCCGCGCTGCCTTCCTTGATATACCCCTCAAGGACGTCGTCTCCTTCAACGCCCTCCTCGGCGCCCACGCTCGTCTTGGTGCCGACATGCCTTCCGCCCTGCGGTTATTCGACGCCATGCCCCACCGGAACGTCATATCCTGGAACGCCTTGATTGTCGGCTACGCCAATGCCGGCGACCTGTCCTCCGCCAGGGCCGTCTTCGACCGGATGCCGGTCCAAAACACCGTCTCTTGGACCGTCATGGTGGTTGGGTACTGTAAAACTGGCGCTGTCGTTGCCGCCAGAGAACTGTTCGACCGAATGCCCGAAAAGAACCTGGTATCATCGACTGCGATGATCACCGGGTACTCCCAATGTGGAATGCCTAAGGAGGCTTTTGCGCTGTTCCGCCGGTTGGAACGGCAGAGGATTGAGCCAGACGCAGCCACAATGGTCGGTGTCATTTCTGCATTGGCTCAGTTAGGGAGTGTGGAGTTGGCGAACTGGGTTGGGTCGTATGTCGACCGCAAGAAGATCGACAGGAATGAACGTGTTCTCACTGCACTTGTGGATATGCATGCCAAGTGCGGGAATGTCGAGAAAGCCCTTCATGCATTCGAGGAGATACATTTCCCGGACGCATACTCATACACGGCTCTCATCAATGGACTGGCGTCCCATGGACATGAATTGAAGGCGCTTGACATTTTTGACAGGATGCAAAAGGAGGCGATCAAGCCAGATCCGATCACGTTTGTTGGCGTGCTGAGTGCCTGTAGCCATGCAGGGCTTGTTGACAAGGGGCTCGAGTACTGGGAAAGCATGTTTCGTGTCTATGGTATGGATCGGAGGGCCGACCACTATGCTTGTGTCGTAGACATGCTTGGACGGGCAGGGAGGCTTAAACAAGCTTATGAAATGATTCAGAGCATGCCGATGGGGCCTCATCCCGGAGCCCTTGGGGCATTGCTTGCAGCTTGTAGGACTTATGCAAATATTGAGATTGCAGAGAGTGTTGCAAAAGAGCTCTTTAAGCTGGAGCCCAATAATACAGGGAATTATATACTTCTATCCAGTATATATGCTGAGAGAGGACAATGGGAGGATGCTGCAAGAGTTAGAGCAATGATAAGGGGCAGAAAATTCAACAAGCTTCCAGGATTGAGTTGGATTGACGAACAGCAGAGAGGCCGTAGATTTCAGAATAAGGTACTGATGCACATCAAATGAGGAACAGATTTATGTATCACCTCTTTTGTTGGTCAGTCCTAGACAAGGTGATGATTTGTTGCAAACGCAAATAATGGTGATGATTGGTCGACAAGGCAAAGAGGATTGATGGTTGCCAGGGGTTCTTGTTTATTTTGGTGCAACAAGAAGTATCCAGTACGGTGCGCTTTCAGGTAAAAAACCATTTGTGGTAGGCGATTATGCCTCAGGCCATCTGTTATATGTGGCAAAATGAGACAAAGACTATGGAATAGTGTTAGTCAAATGGGAGAATCAACTTTGTATCGTATAGTCTTTCTTTTGTTTCCATGGACCATCATGGAAACATGATGGTAACATGGAGGTAACATAAGAATCATCTCAAAGCTTTCTTCTATAAGGCAATCAGTTAAAGCTGGCAATGATCATGTGCAAAGTGATAAGACTTCCCAAAACAGGAGATTTTTTTATGCGATTCTGATCTTGGTCTTGTCTGCATAACAGGAAGAAATATTCGCAGCTAGAGAGTATCTGAATATCCTGAATTTTGAGCTCTATCAGTTTCTATTACTGCTACTTGATCCAGTCCATCGATCTGGCTGCCGCTTGTTTATTTCTTTGGGATGTGATATCTGGGGGGTCCTAAGATGGCTAACCTGTCTGATTCTTTCAAATTGATCTATACGCTGTCAGAGCATATAGCAGTGGCTGTGATTAAATCTCCTTAGCCATATACACCTGTTGAGATAAGTCAGTGTCGGAATTCAAAACATTTTTTCTCTGTTTATTTCACAGAGCATTTGAAATTGGTATCAAAATGTATGTGTGGACAGCCAGGAAATAACTTTGTTTGTGTGAGACACCAAAACTGGTGGGTGGCCATGGACTTAGGTTGCTGTGGAGTGGTCTCTGATGATTGTTGGTTTAGCTGGAGGGATATCCTTTATCCAGCTCAGTTCGGGCCTCCTCTGTGAGTATGCTTCTTTAGCATAATCTATGGGAGAGCCAGTTGATATATAGCTTGATTTAGATTGtaaagaatatttatatatgGTAGATAAGTCTCTTATGATGCTCTAGATGTCTCTTATAAGTCATGTAAGTTATTTGTGCTTGTTAGTTACTCGTCAAGTGTAGAACAACTTTTTTCCTGCTTTAGAAAACCCCAAAAAAGTatttgataaagatttatctcttTTGCTTATTGAGTCATTTCAGATTCAAAGTATTACGTTGGTGAAATTGTCCATTAAATTTGGTTACAATCTTTTTTATGTGGAATGGGGAATTTGAAACTGATTGAATTACATATCAGATTTAGAGATGAGAAAGGACCTATATGATTTCAGATGATCATTAATCTCACTACTGAAAACTCCTTTTGGTCTTCATCAAAGTGGAGtattctttctcctgttcttggGGTAAGTAATGTAAACAATGGCATGCCATAGAGGATTAATTTCATGAGGAAGCGTCATGCAGATAATAGAAGAATTAAAAACTTTGAGAAATCATATGCCTCCGTCAGCCACACCTTTACTCTTCTAAGCTGCCGTTATAGCTTGAACTAACTTCCTTCATCTAGTTGCCACATTTGAGACGATAAATATATTGCTTGTCAGCTTATTGTCTTTCTTTCATGGatataggcatgctaaattgtgtaTTCTGTCTTGATTATATTTTTGCAGACACAACTTTTGTCTGTGGGGCCTTAATTTGTGAGTAAAATGGGGCCACCAACAAGCATCACAACTGTCACCTTGACCACCTCCTCGGTGCAATTCAAAGAACATGACTAGAGTCTATAGTTATTCTTGATGGAAAATATGACTATACTGCAAGTATCTATCTAAACCCCATGGTGATGAGAATTCCATCAAATATTTGTGGTATGTTTTAGTAGTGTTAGGGGCTCAGATCCACATCGTTAGAAGCATCTCATCTGAGCGTACCGGAGAGACAGGTGTTACGGAGAGCCAGGAGGATTAACTGTGACCATTAGGCAGTTTAAGTTAAGCCGGAAGAAGAACCCATTGGGACAATGTCATGCATGCATCTTTTATATGTTTTGCTGTAGTCTTGATCGTTTATGGACCATTAAATATGTTGTTCCATTTGCAATAAAAAGACATGGAAGGGAGGTCCAAGTTTCTAATATTTATctatttatcatcaataaaaggaAATCTGAGGTCAATTTGAATTATATCTAACTAGTTGATACGGAAAGAATGTTGGACACCCTTAAATCATACGGAAAGAATGTTATGCCACACCATTATCGAGGATTTTTCATGCCTATGAAATAACTATCTACCATTGGTTAAATTCATTCGTTTTTGAATAGACCCATGTACATCTTCTGCTAAGGGGACCTTATTTACTTATGGTCGTCAGTATTCCTCTCTGTCATCATAAGGATCGTTAATGGGTAGTATGCTTCCGACCCAATTTGTGAGTCATTTTTAGTCGAATCCTTTTAAATATCTTGTCTTGTTGATATCAGTCTGGAGATGAGCTTTCAGCTAGATTGGCTGTATGACCGACACATTGTGCAACCAAAGATGATCTGTAGCTCCACGACGCATCGGGCGACGAAAGATAACCCAGACACCAGTCGAAGGTATAAATTTGAACCTACACATAAGCTCGATTTAAGTTTCTATTTGTTATCCGAGTTCATTCTGTGCATGATTAATGCATGAATAGAGAAAAAGGGTAGAGAGACACTAGTAAAAggatttatttttgtaaaaaaaaaagagaaaaattaggGGACGGGTGGGGGATTACAGTGAATCGTTCTAGGcttaggcttgttgtatcaaatGGTTCAGcagcaaaaaaaatttaattttgctatcctGGTTGCTGGGGCCCACGAGACATTAACATAATAGCTCCACGACACATCGTGCGATGAAAAATGACACAGACACCAGCTGAAGACATAAAATTTGAACTTATATAATTTAcatctaaatttatttttatacttgATGGAAGGATTTATAGAGGAGTAGGCATTACATTTGTATCGATTAAAAGGATTTctcatcataatttatatataaatttatgttGGTCAGATACGCTGGGCTCGAATCAGAGTAAAacaagaatttttattcatgttaTCCTGATCGTCGGAGCTTGCAAGTCATTTTAACTGGCACCCGTACAAGCGGATCAGAAAGCCAATTGGTTTGGATTCCAGTGCCCGCACGCTTCCCTGCAATTTCCTTTCTTACATTTCCACTGTCTTTTTCCCTTtcacccactctctctctctctctctctctctctctctctgtgcatgaCGCAGCCCTGCCTTTAAATGACCTCCTTCCCTCGGCCTCCATTTTCTCCTCCCCTCCCCCATCCATTCCATCCGAGCGGGGCAGGAAGCGACACCCCCCCCCAACACCAACGTGGTCGATTCCGCTCTCCTCGTCCTCTTTCCTCTTCTACGGTCCCTTCAAGGCTTGGGCGCTGTGGGCGTCGCCCAGGGCTTGAATTCCCCAAGATTCTCGCATCTCGGCCTGCATTTGGTCTTCGGCCCTTCCCGCCCATGGCGGTTGGAGTAGAGTTCCATCAATGCCGGTGATTCCCTGACGGATTTTCTCCCGCGCACGGGGAATCCGAGGATCTTCCCCTTTGAATCGCCGCTAGAGTCGTCAGAAGGCTGGTTTTAGGGTTCGCGACGGTCTCGGACGCCGGCAAAGATGTCTCGGCAGGCGGCCACCACTCATTACCACAAATCCAAGACCCTCGACAATAAATATGTCGGTGCCCTCATCTCTTTCCGGGAAAATCGTGCTTGTTCTCTTCTCAAGCTTATCCTTCTGTTCGCATTTTGGTCGGAGTTCAGATGCTTGGCGATGAGATTGGGAAGGGGGCGTACGGACGGGTCTATAAGGGCCTGGACCTGGAGAATGGAGACTTTGTGGCGATTAAGCAGGTCTCGTTGGAGAATATCCCACAAGAAGATCTCAGTATCATTATGGTGTGTTCTCTTTTCCTGTATGTGAATTTGTTGATTGCTCATGTCCTATTTTGAGTGGCTTTACCAACTTTACTATTATAAATTCAGCGTCCAAAGTTTTGCTTCTAAAGGGTGCCTACTTGCATGGTTTGACTGTTGGATCCTTTATATATTTCATGATTAACTCAATTGATTTTAGATAATTCTACTGCTACATCTTTGATAAACACAGAAATCACATAACAGCTTCGTTTAAGCTTCCATTCACTTGCATCCATTTGATTGTCATGTAAAGTTGTTTTTATACATTGATCCAACTACACATTCCCAAGCAGTTCGCCTGGTAACAGGTCCATGGTGATGGTTAATGGTATCTTACGGTGATAGGTCATAAAGGTTTTTCTCCTCGATTGCATGGTGTTTAAAACTTATAGATGAGAGTAGAACATGCTTGGAGTGATAAAGTCTAGAATTCTGTTATGATTAGCTTTTACTTGTTTGAAGCCAAAATGTAACTGCATAGTCACAAGACTCACAACATTAGGAACATATGcaaaaataagagatttgatgCATGTGCGGAGCTTGAGCTTGTATGATGATGGAGGTGGTAGTAACAACGTTGGATTACCTCTGActgattttatttttctctattttatttaCTTCTGTCTTGCTTCCTATTTGTTTAATTCTAATGTTCCATCCCCTTTTCTTTGATATTACATTATCACTCTTCTTCCTCCTAGtccttctttctttttcattggctctcttttatctttgtttttaaattttcatTGTAACATAATTAatcttcttaaggtgaatctaagGATGATTTTGGGAAATtttaattcccaaagatatatgTAGTAAGTAGAAGATGAAAGGGTTTGAACAAGCTATTACTGAAAATTAACattgatttttaatatatatatatataaacttgaatttttcataaaaggcaaattaatattattttagtcCTTATTTTAGTGAAAGAAAATGCACTGAAACATTAGTAGAAGTCCATGTTTTTAGAGCCATATAAGCTACACCAAAAGTCGATTCTGGAACACGTATAATTTCTGTAATCAAACCTATGGCTTAAGTCAGAATAAAAGACTGCTTTTCTGAAACATTAATAGACTTTCACGTCTTTAAAGCCATATAATCTATAAAAGTTTACTTGTCAGTTTTGTTTTCTTAGTGAAAGAAAATAAACTGAAAACTCAATAGAAATCCATGTTTTTAAAGACCTAAGCTACACCAAAAGCAAGGTTAAATGTAACTTGTGTAATTAAACCTATAGCGATCTGATTTGATGCTTTcacgtgacaaatgtttttgaaatctTAGGATTTCACTGAATTGTATGGCCAATTTTATTTCCATGAATTGATGTTAACGTCCTGTTCTTTCTGTTTGTTAGTGTCTAACTTCTACATACGTGCATTTTATATATACATTTGTTGTTTTGAGCTTTATTGAACAACACAGATTGCTAATAGGGGAAGTCCCTAGAACTTGGATTTCATCATCAAGATCTTTGATCATTTAATTATCATGTTATAGTTTTTTtggtctaataaaattaaatgacTTTTGCATCATGCATGCAGACATGTACTATTTCGCTTGACTACCCACTGTCTATCTTTTGTTTTGAACGCAATTAGTCGAGCTGCATGGATGTTAGTCTAGGGGTTCAAGTACTTTGGTGATGAAAGCTTCTGTAGTGGTTGATCTTGTAGGCTTTGGATCCATTTGTGCAGACAAGCCtgcaaaagatttttttttccaaaacaaaatgcaaaagaTTAATTGAGTAAGTGACAATTTTAAGTGTTTTAAACTAGGAAATGATCCATAACTCTGGAATGATATTGGTGTTTCATGCAGAAACATGGATGCAAAAGCTAATAAGCTAGCAAGTTATAGTGATCTCCACTTTTCTAATACCTAGAGCCACCCAAGAAGTCATGAAGCGAGTGTTTGAGAAAAATGGGAACAAGAACTATTTCTGCCAATCTATTCTCATTTATTTTTCGCTTTGTAGGTTTATTCAAATAGCGCTGGCATTACATGGGATATGGTTGTTCTTGGGAGCATCCTTAGCTTGCACTGTGCTAATTGAGTTTTGAGATATGGTTGTTATGTGAATTTAGATTCCTTTGTTATAAATCCATCAAATTACATTATGCTAACAGGCCATTTATTGTCTCATCTTTtgtcaaaatttttaattaataaatctTGAGGGAAGTTGCAATTTGAATTTATATCATCAAATGAACTGCTAAAAGTATACATGTGATTTGTAATGCACTGCCAGATAAAAACAAGGCTGGTGTTGTATCAGTTCGTCAAACATTGAACTAGTGGAAATTAAGGTCATTTGCATGGATTTCCCTGTAGGACTCAAATAAGCATCTCATTTTTGCATGATAGCTACATGTTTTGAATCATTAGTTCATACAGGAGATTGAAGTTTTACCCATAAgggtcttttttatttaattttcatgAAGAGCATGGGTTATGTAGCACTTGTGGTCTTTAGTCAAGGTAAATACTATTTCCCCTTGAATTAGATGCCTTGTATTGCTTTAGGCCTTGAGTGCCCATGTAAAGTTCAATAGAATGGAAATTTTGGGGGAAACTCATCATTAAGGCAGCGCTAGAATAAACAACAAGAAGTTCAGGTTGGCTAAAGGCATTTCATCTACAAATATCAACATACCAAATCTGCATAGGATCACATTTACTTTATGTAGGTAATATCAGTTGAATGCGATCCTTTGAAATTTACTGATGAGGATCATAGAAACTATTTTACTTATTTTCACATCTAATCTTTTCATATGCATTCCAAGGTCAGCCTTCAAAAAAGGTTTGGCATTTCCTTAAAATGTCCAACCTATTGGCATGCTTATATAATAAACTTTGATAGGACTGTCTTTATGGTTCCATTTTTATCAAGTATTATGCTTTTATCTTTATAGAGATATGATAATGAAGATGGTATACCAGTTCATATTTGTTGCCATGCATCTTCTGTGAAACTTTTGCAACATTATGCAACTCCTAGTACTTGGTCAAATTCGTATGGTAGTTTAGTGAACAAGGCATGGTCACTTTTGTATCTAGATGGGTTTATTCTTCATTTATTTTATGGGAGTCAAACCAAGTTAGGGCTGAATTCTTTGGTGAAGAGGGCAAGCATACTGCTTCTACCCCCTCAACACCAAATAGAAGACCATACCTTAATTAGTGGATATATTAGAATTAAGGCTGTCTTTTGGTACTGATTGTTCTAAATATCTGTTTGCTTTCTTTCTCTATGTTGCCTGAACTTTGGGTTTGGACTTGTTGGCATGTTGAACCTGACCTCAAGATGACAATGGGAACTGCCTAAGCTTCACTATTGTGTATCCAAGCTAGACCCATCTTTTATCATAATGATGAAGTTTGGTCCTCACATCCTACAGAAAGCTGACATGCTAGTCTTGAAACCTATAAAAGACATGTCGTTAATTGCTGCACTTGTTATGTTTGACTAGTTTCCCAAGAGTTCAGTAAATTGCTAAATTTGTGTCCTTGTGGTTACAAGTAATAGTGTGTGAatcttatatataatgatgcacataaTATAAGTGATTTGTCATATCATATACCCTACTTGTAAGATTTTattgtgtatgtccgtgtcttttggtatgttcatgctttgcacagcatgtagagggacgaccgaaggttaatagtcccattttagttgggttggtggtcgctttaggcttgtaaataaaggttgtgtcatgtggacacttgtgagagatttcgatctataatggaccattttaaccctttgttgtgtaactgttcaaaacttgtaaagtctgtttgtaatttgcattatctatgaagtgttttcggaaatgtttgcttgtggatggatcccaagtgaggcgttttctctaatccgttttctcttttttgggtcttaagagaccatgggaggcttcgaggaggctgacctttgcggacggatacgcaaaggtgccgcacgacttaggcgaaatcagctaagtccgtgacagaatgccgcagatgaggagaagaggaggaggcgatgTTGCTGAGGCTACGTACgccttttttaaaatattttttatattttttatatttttatatattatttttatattattttaattttttttataaaaatatatatttttatattatatatataggcatatcgctcggtatgccatatcgtaccgtaccaagcaAAGCTCGATACACCGGTATGGTATGAAATTTCGAACCTTACATGAAACTATGTACTTGTGTATCAACACATGGTATGTCGGTACATATTGGTGTTtcaaagaggaaggagaagaagaagggacgatggaggaagaggaggggcaaggaggaaggaagaggatagaagaagaggaggtggtagaGGAAGAAGCACAATGAGGAAtaggaaggagaaagagaagggaagaagaggaggtggtaaaggaagaggaagagggaaaGGAGGAGGAAGCGTAAATTGTTGATGCTATACGCTGAGCGACATGGTAGTTGGAGGCAAAACACTCGCTTTTAGGTGAAGAGGGCTCACAAATGCATGCCATAAAAGCATTAACTAAAAAGGTCATAGTAGACCCATTTGAGTGGGCTGGAATGGATCGCCTGAAATGGGGGTCATCCATGTATGGAATCATGCCCGAACTGCAACATATTGCTTGTTCCATATCGATCAGGCAAAATAGTGGTCCATGATGCTAATAGTCTAATACTGTACGGGTTGTGGATATCTTAATATTTTGTAGCTATTGTTTTATGGGCTACTTATCTCCTTGGCAAACATCAGAATATGGATAGTGAAATTTTAGTAGTAGTATGAGCTAGGAGGAATAGATTTATACACAGTAGTGTAGTCAAAAGCCTTAGGCCTTTAAAGGTGCTAAGGTACCAAAATGCTCGAGGCATTAGGTGCTTGGCCGAGTAAAGCGAGGCGCTCCGAAATATtaaagttttaaaaatatatcatgatcgataaatatatcattaaaacaaaataaaacatcaaattatattattttaaggTATCAAATTACATTGTCTATATTCAATAACATAAATAGCAAAACTAAACAAGATTAGTAAGCATATTGCCACATGATCATCCATCACTGATCACATCCAATAATTGTAGCATGAGTTTACCCTCTCTGCTGATTGATTCCTCAATTTAAGATTCTTTGGGACAATGCACTTTAGATATTTGCTTGTATGGGTTTGCATGTATGCATTCTCTCCACTTAAATCTTTGGCCTTATGCAAAAGGGAGATGTACAATTCATGACTATGTTTTCTCAAACACTTGAGAGAGATACAATTCAAGACTAATGCGATGGTCTTGTTTGTTCTCAATAATCCATGGAACTGCTACAAATGTGATGGATGACATTATCACCATCACTTCTTCCCTCTCTCTCCTTTGGTCGAGGAGAGCAACATAAGGTACCAACCCTTGGTTTCTTGAgctaagagagaaagaaagaagttgTCAGGGGCTACGATGGAGAAGGAAAGGAGGTTGCAACAAAGTAGGAGCAGGGAGACGAGTGTTGCTGGGGGTTGTGGTGGAGGAGCTGACtacagaggaggaagagggatgtTGTCGGGAGCTATGGTGGAGGAGGAAACTATGGTAGAGTAAGATGGAGACGGGTGCTATTGGGGGTTGCGACTAAGGAGTAAGAGGGAGAGGTGTGTTATCGAGGGTTgtagaggaggaggggggggaggTCAGCTATAGTGAAGTAGGAGGGAGAGGGGTGTGGCGAAAGAGGCAGTGACGAAGAAGGGAGAGGGGTGCTACAGAGGAGGAGGTGGCTACACTCGAGGAGAGAaaatgacaatgacaaaggagggagGAGAGAGATATCGAGAAAGAGTCCACTGTGATCTACTGGAGATCACACTTACATGAAAGCCTCTCGCCGAAGGAAGATACCATCACCGTTCACAAAAGGAGAGGAAGACGTCGTCGTCATAATACTGTCATGGAGCAACACAGACAAGGTGTTTGACGCTAGTCCATGACAGTTTTCGATTCTTGTATCATGTTGTTTTCTTCGTGTTTTTGGTGTTTTCTTATAGACAACTTGTATGGGGCAGAAAACACTATAGTCAGCCCCATTTTTGTTTCATGTTTTTATCATGTAAAGCTTGAAAATATGTCTGGTTG
The window above is part of the Musa acuminata AAA Group cultivar baxijiao chromosome BXJ2-6, Cavendish_Baxijiao_AAA, whole genome shotgun sequence genome. Proteins encoded here:
- the LOC135615209 gene encoding pentatricopeptide repeat-containing protein At3g29230-like; translated protein: MRYFSGAAFSSAFLLPLFNVAIRSLSKSPLTSAPFAALRLYLLMTRASLHPGRFTLPFLLNCSAAIPSLPLGSELHSRALRSGLLAVLPVSNALVDMYGKCGSLLLARAAFLDIPLKDVVSFNALLGAHARLGADMPSALRLFDAMPHRNVISWNALIVGYANAGDLSSARAVFDRMPVQNTVSWTVMVVGYCKTGAVVAARELFDRMPEKNLVSSTAMITGYSQCGMPKEAFALFRRLERQRIEPDAATMVGVISALAQLGSVELANWVGSYVDRKKIDRNERVLTALVDMHAKCGNVEKALHAFEEIHFPDAYSYTALINGLASHGHELKALDIFDRMQKEAIKPDPITFVGVLSACSHAGLVDKGLEYWESMFRVYGMDRRADHYACVVDMLGRAGRLKQAYEMIQSMPMGPHPGALGALLAACRTYANIEIAESVAKELFKLEPNNTGNYILLSSIYAERGQWEDAARVRAMIRGRKFNKLPGLSWIDEQQRGRRFQNKVLMHIK